Genomic DNA from Streptomyces venezuelae:
CGAGACTGCCCGCGGCCTGTTCGAAGGTGGCGCGCACGGTGGCACCGGGCGGCGGGAAGAGGGCGCGCATCTCGCCCGCGTCGGGCACGGGCTTGCCGCGCTGTTTGCGGGCGGCGAGGACGCGGCCGGGCCGCAGCAGGGTGGCGAGGAGTCCCGCGACTTCGTCGAGGGCCTGCACGGGCGCCTTGCCGACGAGGTAGGCGACGGTGCGCAGGAGGGTGCCGAAGACGACTCTGAAGAGCACCCAGGGGAGCACGGCGGAGCGGGCGTTGACGAGCAGGGTGTACGTGGCGCCGGCCTTGTCGACGCGGTGCGGCGACGTCGCCGTGCGGCCCACGCAGTCGACGGTGCGGCGCTCGCGCGAGGAGGCCTCGGCGTGCCGGACGACGGCGTCGGGGGCGACGAGGACGCGGTGGCCCGCGGCGTGCGCGCGCCAGCACAGGTCGACGTCGTCGCGCATGAGGGGCAGGCGGCGGTCGAAGCCGCCCAGCTGTTCGTAGACGTCGCGGCGGATCAGCATGCCCGCGGTGGAGACGGACAGCACGGGGCGGACGTGGTCGTGCTGGCCCTGGTCCTGTTCGCGCCGGTCGAGGCCGGTCCAGCGGCGGCCGCTGTTGGCGATGGAGACGCCGACTTCGAGGAGTTGCCTGCGGTCGTACCACCCGCGGAGTTTGGGGCCGACGACGGCGACTTCCTTGCCGAGCTCGTGTTCGTTCTCGACGACGCGGAGCATTTCGGAGAGGGCGTCGGGGTCGGGCGCGCAGTCGTCGTGGAGCAGCCAGAGCCACTGCACGGGCTCGCCGTGCGGCAGTTCCGGCATGTCGTACGCCTCGTCGCGCCAGGTGCGGCTCACCGGGTCCCAGCCGCTGGGGCGCTTCAGGTACGGCAGCTCTTCCGGGGTGAGGACGGCGGCGGTGCGGACGGCCTCGTCGACGGCGGTGCCGAAACCGGAGCGGCGGGCGAGGTGCAGCACGCGGTCGGCGCCGAGGGCCTCGGCGACCAGGCGGGCGGAGTCGTCCGCGCTGCCGGTGTCCGCCGCCACGGCGTTCTGCACGGGGCGCTCCTGGCCGAGGAGCCCGGCCAGGGCGTCGGGCAGCCAGCGGGCACCGTCGTGGGAGACGAGGACGGCGGTCACGATGTGCCGCGGGAACGCGGGCGGGTCGCTCGGGTCGAACCCGGCGGCGGCGGCCCCTTGGTGGGTCGCCGAATGGCTGTGCACGGACATCGAGGTACGGGCCCCGGTTCGATGGACTGCGGTGGACGCCTGCGCCCTGCGGGGGCGCCGGGGCGTCTCGGACGGGGCCCCACACTAACGGCTGGCACAGGAACGGCCCGCCGCCTGTGGATAACCCTCGGGCGACGGGCCGTTCGTTGCGCATGGATTGTGGGACATGTGTGCCGTATCGGCGGCGTACGGGTCGCCGTGACGGCTGCCGTACCGGTCGTGCGGCGCGAGCCGACGGGGGGTCAGACCGCGGCCTTCTTCAGTCGGCGGCGTTCACGCTCGGACAAGCCGCCCCAGATACCGAATCGTTCGTCGTTCGCGAGTGCATACTCAAGGCATTCGGAACGGACTTCGCAGGCGAGGCAGACCTTCTTCGCCTCGCGCGTGGAGCCGCCCTTCTCGGGGAAGAAGGACTCGGGGTCGGTCTGGGCGCACAGTGCGCGCTCCTGCCAGCCGAGTTCCTCGTCCGCGTCCTCGACCAGCAGTTCCTGAACCAGCTCGGTCATGTGCGCCCCTCGTCTGTCTGTGCGTCCCCGTGGTGCTGCTGTGCCGGTTTCGGGTGAACGACACGAGTGAAATTACAAGTGTGCCGATCCGGGCCAGTCAAGCCGAGATCTGCTATTGGGCCCCTTATTCACTCTGCGGAACCAAGGCTGTGCGGAAAGTGTTCAAATCGGCCTAAACCATGACACCGTTCGGCAGCCCGTCCGGCGCTCCGCAACACGTTCCCCCAAAAAGTGATCTCAGTCGGAGATCACCCGGTCGGGTCTCAACGAGAAAGACGACGATGTTTGAGCGTCGGTTGCTGCGCCATGTGTCCGGAGGGGCATCTGCACAAACCTTTCGCCTGACAGAACAACCGGATGAGGTGAAACATATTCCACATAGTGGACATTGAGTTGACACCGGAGGTGTAAGCCGCTGTTCTGGTGGGCATGCTCGCGAACCTGGCTCTTTCGATGACCCGCACCTGCGGGTCCATCGGTGCTGCCCACGCGCGCTGCTGCTGTTCCTGCTCCAGCTGTTGAGTCCACTCCAGCTGTAGAGCCGTCCCATCACTCGACCTTTCTCTCACTGCTCTCCCTGCGCTTCACCTCCTTCGCGACACCCCAGCACTCTTACGTTGAGGAACCACCGCACGATGAACAGCGACAGCGACCTCCAGATCGCCGGCGACATCCTCGAAGTCCCCCACCTCCTGCAGCCCGCCCGCGAGCACCCCGCCACCGTGGCCGAGTTCGTCGGCCTCGCCCGCGCCATCGCCGCCGACCGCTCCCAGTGGGAGCACCTCGTCGAGTACGACGCCACCAGCCGCTGGTACCACCGCCTGCGCACAGGACCCGGCTACGAGGTGTGGCTGCTCTCCTGGGTCCCCGGCCAGGGCAGCGGCCTGCACGACCACGGCCGCTCCTCCGGCGTCCTCACCCTCCTCCAGGGCGAGCTGACCGAGCGCACGGAACGCGGCACACGGGCGCTCGGCGCGGGCGCGCAGCGCGTCTTCGCGCCGGGGTACGTCCACGAAGTCGTCAACGACTCCCTGGAACCCGCCGTCAGCCTGCACATCTACTACCCCGGCCTCACCGAGATGCCGATGCACTCCGCCCAGTGCGCCGCCTCCGTCGCGCCGGACGCCGCGGAGGATGTCGTAACCGCCTGACACGGTGTCGTATGCGCCTGACATGCTGGGGGCCATGCGCATTGTGGTTCTGGCCGGCGGCATCGGCGGCGCCCGTTTCCTCCGTGGCCTCAAGAAGGCCGCGCCCGACGCGGACATCACGGTCATCGGCAACACCGGTGACGACATTCACCTGTTCGGTCTCAAGGTCTGCCCCGACCTCGACACCGTGATGTACACGCTCGGCGGCGGCATCAACGAAGAGCAGGGCTGGGGGCGTACGGACGAGACGTTCAAGGTCAAGGAAGAACTCGCGGCCTACGGAGTCGGGCCCGAATGGTTCGGGCTCGGCGACCGCGACTTCGCCACGCACATCGTGCGGACGCAGATGCTGGGCGCCGGATACCCGCTCAGCGCCGTCACCGAGGCACTGTGCGAGCGGTGGCAGCCCGGGGTGCGGCTCATCCCCATGTCCGACGACCGCATCGAGACGCACGTCGCGGTCACCGTGGACGGCGAACAGAAAGCCGTGCACTTCCAGGAGTACTGGGTACGGCTGCGCGCCTCCGTGGACGCGCACGCCGTGGTGCCCGTCGGCGCCGAGCAGGCCAAGCCGGCACCCGGCGTCCTGGAAGCCATCGCCGAGGCCGACGTCGTGCTCTTCCCGCCGTCCAACCCCGTCGTCAGCGTCGGCACGATCCTCGCCGTGCCCGGCATCCGCGAGGCCATCGCCGACGCGGGCGTGCCCGTCGTCGGCCTCTCCCCCATCGTCGGCGACGCGCCCGTGCGGGGCATGGCCGACAAGATGCTCGCCGCCGTCGGCGTGGAGACCAGCGCCGCGGCCGTCGCCGAGCACTACGGAAGCGGGCTCCTCGACGGCTGGCTCGTCGACAGCGTCGACGCGGGCGTGGTCGAGCGGGTCGAGGAGGCGGGGATCCGGTGCCGGGCCGTGCCGCTGATGATGAGCGACCTCGACGCGACCGCGCAGATGGCCCGCGAGGCGCTCGCGCTGGCCTCGGAGGTACGGGCGTGACGTCTGTGAACCCTGCGGACTCTGTGTCCCCTGTGACTCCTGCGGCCTCGCCGTCGTACAACGTGTGGGCCGTGCCCGGGTTGCCGGAGGTGCGCCAGGGCGACGACCTCGCCAAGCTCATCGCGGCCGCCGAGCCGGGGCTCGCCGACGGGGACGTCGTGCTCGTCACCTCCAAGATCGTCAGCAAGGCGGAGGGGCGGATCGTCGAGGCGGCCGACCGGGATGCGGCGATCGACGCGGAGACGGTACGGGTGGTCGCGCGCCGCGGGACGCTGCGCATCGTCGAGAACCGGCAGGGGCTCGTGATGGCGGCGGCGGGCGTCGACGCGTCGAACACGCCCGCGGGGACGGTGCTGTTGCTGCCGGTCGATCCCGACGCGTCGGCCCGCGCGGTGCGCGAGGGGTTGCGGGACGCGCTGGGGGTCGACGTCGGCGTCATCGTCACCGACACGTTCGGCAGGCCCTGGCGGGCCGGTCTCACCGATGTCGCCATCGGG
This window encodes:
- a CDS encoding WhiB family transcriptional regulator, with amino-acid sequence MTELVQELLVEDADEELGWQERALCAQTDPESFFPEKGGSTREAKKVCLACEVRSECLEYALANDERFGIWGGLSERERRRLKKAAV
- a CDS encoding cysteine dioxygenase, giving the protein MNSDSDLQIAGDILEVPHLLQPAREHPATVAEFVGLARAIAADRSQWEHLVEYDATSRWYHRLRTGPGYEVWLLSWVPGQGSGLHDHGRSSGVLTLLQGELTERTERGTRALGAGAQRVFAPGYVHEVVNDSLEPAVSLHIYYPGLTEMPMHSAQCAASVAPDAAEDVVTA
- the cofD gene encoding 2-phospho-L-lactate transferase, with translation MRIVVLAGGIGGARFLRGLKKAAPDADITVIGNTGDDIHLFGLKVCPDLDTVMYTLGGGINEEQGWGRTDETFKVKEELAAYGVGPEWFGLGDRDFATHIVRTQMLGAGYPLSAVTEALCERWQPGVRLIPMSDDRIETHVAVTVDGEQKAVHFQEYWVRLRASVDAHAVVPVGAEQAKPAPGVLEAIAEADVVLFPPSNPVVSVGTILAVPGIREAIADAGVPVVGLSPIVGDAPVRGMADKMLAAVGVETSAAAVAEHYGSGLLDGWLVDSVDAGVVERVEEAGIRCRAVPLMMSDLDATAQMAREALALASEVRA